CGCGCCGCTCAACAAACTTGCCGCCGGTAACCAGTTGGCCGCCCGCGGAGACCGTACCGAAGACTTGCTCGTGAATCGTTTGGCGAAGATCCTCACGCGCGCAGGGGCCAAGCTGGGTGCGCTCGTCCATCGGATCGCCGACGACCTGCGCTGCGGCCTTTTCCGCGAAACGTGAGAGAAACTCGTCGTAGACTCGATCTTCGACGATGAAGCGCTTCGCGGCGATGCAGCTCTCGCCGTTATTTTGAAAGCGCGCGGTCACCGCTTTTGCAGCGGCCGCCTCGAGATCTGCATCGGCGAGCACGACGAATGCATCGGAGCCGCCCAGCTCGAGCACGCACTTTTTCAGCGCTTCGCCCGCGGCGCGCGCTACCGAGGTGCCTGCGCCTTCGCTTCCGGTCAAGGTAACCGCGGCGACGCGCCGGTCTGCGACGATCTTACCGACCTCCTTTCCCGGGACGAGCAGCGTTCCGAAGCAGCCCTCGGCTGCGCCCGCCTCGACGAAGACGCGCTCGATCTCTAAAGCGCAGCGCGTCGTGCTGGTCGCGTGCTTGAGCAGCAAAACGTTGCCGGCCATCATCGCCGGCGCCGCCGCACGAATCACCTGCCAGAACGGAAAGTTCCACGGCATGATCGCGAGCAGCGCGCCCAG
The DNA window shown above is from Candidatus Cybelea sp. and carries:
- a CDS encoding aldehyde dehydrogenase family protein translates to MIETIDPATGEVLERIEAMGPERVEAKLAAAARAFEGWRATSFDVRADLLQGVAARFRDERERLAATAVREMGKPLVQARAEVDKCAWALDYFAEHGEAMLAPQPAESTGTRSYVAFRPLGALLAIMPWNFPFWQVIRAAAPAMMAGNVLLLKHATSTTRCALEIERVFVEAGAAEGCFGTLLVPGKEVGKIVADRRVAAVTLTGSEGAGTSVARAAGEALKKCVLELGGSDAFVVLADADLEAAAAKAVTARFQNNGESCIAAKRFIVEDRVYDEFLSRFAEKAAAQVVGDPMDERTQLGPCAREDLRQTIHEQVFGTVSAGGQLVTGGKFVERR